One genomic window of Bacteroides sp. includes the following:
- the lipA gene encoding lipoyl synthase → MQEFSNDRPLRKPPWLKTRVPGGKNFRFVKEIVEHHRLHTICSSGHCPNMEICWGASTATLMILGEICTRACKFCNVKTGRPLPVDPLEPQRVAESVSLMKLKHVVLTSVDRDDLPDGGAGIWAATIHAIKNQMPKTTIEALIPDFDGKKSLIMQVVNAGPEIISHNLETVRRITPLVRSRAQYDSSLGVLRHIAEAGVITKSGIMLGLGETTDEILETLVDMRHAGVSVVTIGQYLQPTRKHLSVKEYVHPDMFECYRKEGLKMGFRHVESAPLVRSSFKAEKHLH, encoded by the coding sequence ATGCAAGAATTCAGCAATGACCGTCCTTTGCGAAAGCCACCATGGTTAAAGACAAGGGTGCCTGGCGGCAAAAATTTTCGATTTGTTAAGGAGATTGTTGAGCATCACCGGCTGCATACCATTTGCAGTAGCGGTCATTGCCCCAATATGGAGATATGCTGGGGTGCTTCTACGGCCACCTTAATGATCCTGGGCGAAATTTGTACCAGGGCCTGCAAGTTTTGCAATGTGAAAACCGGCCGGCCGCTTCCTGTTGACCCACTGGAACCACAAAGGGTAGCAGAATCCGTAAGCCTTATGAAACTTAAACACGTGGTGCTGACCTCTGTCGACAGGGATGATCTGCCCGATGGTGGTGCTGGTATCTGGGCTGCCACGATCCATGCCATTAAAAACCAAATGCCAAAGACTACCATTGAAGCTTTAATTCCAGACTTTGATGGTAAGAAATCATTGATCATGCAGGTAGTTAATGCCGGACCTGAAATAATTTCGCACAACCTTGAAACCGTTCGGCGTATAACCCCTTTGGTGCGCAGCCGGGCTCAATACGATTCCAGTCTGGGTGTGCTTAGGCACATTGCTGAGGCGGGGGTAATTACCAAATCAGGGATTATGCTCGGGTTGGGAGAGACCACGGATGAAATACTCGAAACTTTGGTCGACATGCGCCATGCAGGAGTCAGCGTAGTCACCATTGGTCAGTACCTGCAGCCTACCCGCAAACACCTATCGGTGAAGGAGTATGTTCACCCTGATATGTTTGAATGTTATCGCAAAGAAGGCTTGAAAATGGGCTTCCGGCATGTGGAAAGCGCCCCTTTGGTCAGAAGCTCGTTCAAAGCCGAAAAACATCTGCATTAA
- the lipB gene encoding lipoyl(octanoyl) transferase LipB produces the protein MSTIVFHDLGLKDYKETWDLQEQLFSEMMPGQQQQEMAGHLIFVEHPHVFTLGKSGNEQNLLINETMLKQKGAQFYHINRGGDITYHGPGQVVGYPIIRLDLFGLSVRSYIFNLEETIIRTLARYNIIAGRLEGAAGVWLDAGQAFARKICAIGVRASRQVTMHGFAFNVNTDLDFYRYINPCGFIDKGVTSMQKELGKLVDMAELKGVLLEIFMEVFGAEV, from the coding sequence ATGAGCACCATTGTTTTTCATGACCTCGGCCTGAAAGACTATAAGGAAACCTGGGACCTCCAGGAACAGCTTTTTTCTGAAATGATGCCAGGTCAGCAACAGCAAGAAATGGCCGGTCACTTGATCTTTGTCGAACACCCCCATGTTTTTACCCTGGGCAAAAGTGGTAACGAGCAAAATCTGTTGATTAACGAGACCATGCTCAAACAAAAGGGTGCACAGTTTTATCACATCAACCGCGGCGGCGATATCACCTACCATGGCCCGGGACAGGTGGTGGGCTATCCCATCATACGCCTGGATCTTTTCGGTTTAAGTGTCCGCTCCTATATCTTTAACCTGGAAGAAACCATTATCCGGACCCTGGCCCGCTACAACATTATCGCAGGACGCCTCGAAGGGGCGGCCGGGGTTTGGCTGGATGCCGGTCAGGCCTTTGCCCGCAAGATCTGCGCCATTGGCGTACGCGCCAGCCGCCAGGTCACCATGCACGGATTTGCCTTTAATGTCAATACCGACCTCGACTTTTACCGCTACATCAACCCTTGCGGTTTTATTGACAAGGGCGTGACCTCCATGCAAAAGGAACTGGGAAAACTGGTGGATATGGCCGAACTGAAAGGGGTGCTCCTCGAAATATTTATGGAGGTTTTTGGAGCAGAGGTCTAA
- a CDS encoding C1 family peptidase, with product MVFFLSQNILAQDATDSVQKPGYQFIPVVELKVTPVKNQASTGTCWCFATVSFIESELLRMGKGEHDLSEMFIVRHNYVNRLRDNYLRRGKGNLSQGSLAHNAFNVIREHGLVPDGVYSGINYDSERHNHRELNRFIQAIGQIPVDIRKESPEYKELVNSLLDIYLGPLPETFTYKGENYTAPSFFESLDFNPDDYVEITSFNHFPFYTTFPLEVPDNWAHGQFYNVPLDELIEIMDYSLQEGYTVNWDGDVSEKGFSHKNGVAINPDVEAPVDTYSTTDRARFEKMTTEEKLEEVYKFEEPYPEIVVDQEIRQQGYEGFTTTDDHLMHVTGITRDQNGTKYYITKNSWGTERNTFGGYLNMSESFVRAKTIYIMVHKDAIPRHIKRKLGL from the coding sequence ATGGTTTTTTTCCTTTCCCAAAATATCCTGGCACAAGATGCCACAGACTCGGTTCAGAAGCCGGGCTATCAATTCATCCCTGTTGTGGAGTTAAAGGTTACCCCGGTTAAAAACCAGGCCAGCACAGGCACCTGCTGGTGTTTTGCCACCGTTTCGTTTATTGAGTCAGAATTGCTCAGGATGGGTAAGGGTGAGCACGATCTTTCGGAGATGTTTATTGTCAGGCACAATTACGTGAACCGTCTGCGCGACAATTACCTCCGCAGGGGAAAAGGCAACCTGAGCCAGGGCAGCCTGGCACACAATGCCTTTAACGTAATCCGTGAACACGGCCTGGTGCCTGATGGAGTGTATAGCGGAATTAACTATGACTCGGAAAGGCACAACCATCGTGAGCTGAACCGTTTTATTCAGGCCATTGGTCAGATTCCCGTGGATATCCGTAAGGAAAGCCCCGAATACAAGGAGCTGGTCAACAGCCTGCTAGACATCTACCTGGGACCTTTGCCAGAGACGTTTACGTACAAGGGCGAGAACTATACCGCTCCATCCTTTTTTGAGTCGCTGGATTTCAACCCTGACGATTATGTAGAGATCACCTCTTTCAACCATTTCCCGTTTTATACCACCTTCCCGCTGGAAGTGCCTGATAACTGGGCTCACGGGCAGTTTTACAATGTGCCGCTTGACGAGCTGATTGAGATCATGGATTATTCCCTTCAGGAGGGCTATACGGTAAACTGGGACGGGGATGTGAGCGAGAAAGGTTTTTCGCACAAAAACGGGGTGGCCATCAATCCCGATGTGGAGGCCCCTGTTGACACCTATTCGACCACAGACCGGGCAAGATTTGAAAAGATGACGACGGAAGAAAAACTGGAAGAGGTTTATAAGTTTGAAGAGCCTTACCCGGAAATTGTAGTTGACCAGGAAATCAGGCAGCAAGGCTATGAAGGCTTTACCACCACCGACGACCACCTGATGCACGTCACCGGGATCACCCGCGACCAGAACGGCACCAAGTATTACATCACCAAGAATTCCTGGGGAACCGAGCGCAACACCTTCGGAGGCTACCTAAACATGTCGGAGAGCTTTGTCAGGGCCAAGACCATTTACATTATGGTCCACAAGGATGCCATTCCAAGGCACATCAAAAGGAAACTGGGGCTTTAG
- a CDS encoding PQQ-dependent sugar dehydrogenase, translated as MRTLIILTLSLILFSCNAREQAPPENLIQSEALQFTVDTLATGLENPWSMAFLPDGRILIAERPGRLRIFEDGALLPEPIGGLPEIWVHGQGGLLDVVLHPDFEENQLIYLGYAARGGEGGNTAIARGKLVGNTLTDVELLFHGQPFTSRPHHFGTRIVFDGNGYMFFTIGDRGEQENAQLISNHNGTVMRLHDDGRIPEDNPFVEDPEARPEIWSYGHRNIQGMALHPVTGELWAHEHGAQGGDEINRILKGENFGWPRVTHGINYDGSIITPDTTLPGMMDPVMHWTPSIAPCGLAFVTSEKYPGWENNMLAGALAGQHIHRVALEGNQVTHTERLLEGFARFRDIRQGPDGYIYVLTEGPGIFFRIQPWNQ; from the coding sequence ATGAGAACGCTGATCATACTGACACTAAGCTTGATTTTGTTTTCTTGCAATGCCAGGGAGCAGGCTCCACCGGAAAACCTAATACAAAGCGAAGCCTTGCAATTTACGGTAGACACCCTTGCCACGGGCCTTGAGAACCCCTGGTCGATGGCCTTTTTACCCGACGGCCGCATCCTGATCGCCGAGCGCCCTGGCCGGCTGCGCATTTTTGAAGACGGGGCGCTGCTGCCTGAACCCATTGGGGGCCTTCCCGAGATATGGGTGCACGGACAGGGTGGCCTGCTCGACGTGGTGCTGCATCCCGACTTTGAAGAGAACCAGCTGATATACCTGGGCTATGCAGCCCGGGGTGGCGAGGGTGGAAATACGGCCATCGCACGTGGCAAGCTGGTGGGGAACACCCTGACTGATGTGGAGCTGTTGTTTCATGGACAGCCTTTTACCAGCCGTCCCCATCACTTTGGCACCCGCATCGTGTTTGACGGCAACGGCTATATGTTTTTCACCATTGGAGACCGCGGCGAGCAGGAAAATGCCCAGCTGATCAGCAATCACAATGGCACGGTGATGCGTCTGCACGATGACGGGCGAATCCCTGAAGACAATCCTTTTGTGGAGGATCCCGAGGCCCGGCCCGAGATCTGGTCCTATGGCCACCGCAACATCCAGGGGATGGCACTTCACCCGGTGACGGGCGAGCTTTGGGCACACGAGCACGGAGCTCAGGGCGGCGATGAGATCAACCGCATCCTGAAAGGGGAAAACTTCGGCTGGCCCAGGGTGACCCACGGTATCAACTACGATGGCAGCATCATTACGCCCGATACCACGCTGCCCGGCATGATGGACCCGGTGATGCACTGGACCCCTTCAATAGCCCCCTGCGGACTGGCCTTTGTAACCAGTGAAAAGTATCCAGGCTGGGAGAACAATATGCTGGCAGGCGCCCTTGCCGGACAGCACATCCACCGCGTGGCGTTGGAAGGAAACCAGGTGACCCATACCGAACGCCTGCTGGAAGGCTTTGCCCGCTTCCGCGACATCCGCCAGGGACCCGACGGCTACATCTATGTGCTGACTGAAGGTCCGGGGATCTTCTTCAGAATTCAGCCCTGGAACCAATAA
- a CDS encoding class I SAM-dependent methyltransferase encodes MKKKKEYSSGPQLYTDYQWVWELVSSREEYASLADYVVMQIRDHEQQPTRSLLHLGCGSGNMDHHLKQHFSVTGVDLSGDMLSSARRKNPECDYHTGDMRTFSTTKRFDAVIIPDSIDYLRSPSEMLQVFSNAKKLLNPGGLLLAIVGYDPEKFPQNRTTVETASEKGVEITFIENNYVPDQGDPSFEATFICLIRDQRRLKTMIDVHILGLFSKDLWFKELERAGFEGVLYQDGLLEKVVQQGAFLLIGILPA; translated from the coding sequence ATGAAAAAGAAAAAGGAGTATTCGAGCGGTCCCCAGTTATACACGGATTATCAGTGGGTATGGGAGCTTGTAAGCAGCCGCGAGGAGTATGCCAGCCTGGCTGATTATGTGGTCATGCAAATCAGGGACCATGAGCAGCAGCCTACCCGCAGCCTGTTGCATCTGGGTTGCGGATCGGGCAACATGGACCATCACCTGAAACAGCATTTCAGTGTGACGGGTGTTGACCTGAGTGGAGATATGCTCAGCAGCGCCCGCAGGAAAAACCCCGAATGTGATTATCATACCGGCGATATGCGGACTTTCAGCACCACGAAACGCTTCGATGCTGTGATCATTCCCGACTCGATTGATTATTTGCGTTCGCCTTCCGAGATGCTACAGGTGTTCAGCAATGCCAAAAAGCTGCTGAACCCCGGGGGCTTGCTGCTGGCCATTGTGGGCTACGACCCTGAGAAGTTTCCACAAAACCGGACCACCGTTGAAACGGCTTCTGAAAAAGGCGTAGAGATCACCTTCATTGAGAACAATTATGTTCCCGACCAGGGAGACCCTAGCTTTGAAGCCACTTTCATTTGCCTGATTCGCGACCAGCGACGCCTCAAGACCATGATCGATGTGCATATCCTCGGCCTTTTCAGCAAGGACCTATGGTTTAAGGAACTGGAACGGGCAGGGTTTGAGGGGGTGCTTTACCAGGATGGCTTGCTGGAGAAAGTCGTGCAGCAAGGAGCCTTTTTGCTGATCGGGATACTTCCGGCTTAA
- a CDS encoding GtrA family protein yields the protein MVKRILMFSKAQVSAFAGGAIDYLFMVIITEFFNVHYTISIAIGGVLGALVNFTLNRRWAFRTKDLPYKNPSWQQFMKFVPVVANSILLKASGTFFVTSLFGLDYKISRIITDLCVTLINFNLQKHWVFKKAKKV from the coding sequence ATGGTTAAGCGAATCCTAATGTTTTCCAAGGCACAGGTCTCCGCTTTTGCTGGCGGGGCGATTGACTACTTGTTTATGGTCATCATCACCGAGTTTTTCAACGTACACTATACCATTTCTATTGCCATTGGCGGGGTCCTGGGCGCCCTGGTAAACTTCACCCTCAACAGGCGCTGGGCTTTCCGCACAAAAGACCTGCCCTATAAAAACCCTTCCTGGCAACAGTTTATGAAGTTTGTGCCGGTGGTGGCCAACAGCATTCTACTAAAGGCTTCCGGCACCTTTTTTGTGACTTCCCTGTTTGGATTGGACTACAAGATCAGCCGGATCATTACCGATCTGTGCGTTACCCTGATCAACTTCAACCTTCAGAAACACTGGGTGTTTAAAAAAGCAAAAAAAGTCTGA
- a CDS encoding CDP-alcohol phosphatidyltransferase family protein, which yields MTETSKEPIGKVVKSISQGRERTNLLRKYEQKAIAYLVQIIPGWISSDMLTGIGFVGSIVVLLSFILAATVGKTWLLLGVAGFFISWFGDSLDGRIAYYRNKPRKWYGFSLDLTVDWLGIILMGLGFIFFAPGLWKIVGFVFVVLYGWEMITALLRYQVTGKYSIDSGAFGPTEVRLLISALLVLEVLVNGSILYSASLACIVLFMVNLIDFVKLLVLADARDREEKAKKAANG from the coding sequence ATGACAGAAACGTCGAAGGAGCCCATTGGTAAGGTGGTAAAGAGCATTTCGCAGGGGCGGGAACGTACCAATCTATTGAGGAAATACGAACAAAAGGCCATTGCCTACCTGGTGCAGATCATCCCGGGCTGGATCAGTTCGGATATGCTGACAGGCATTGGGTTTGTTGGCAGCATCGTGGTCCTCCTGTCCTTTATATTGGCTGCCACAGTGGGGAAAACCTGGCTGCTGCTGGGTGTGGCAGGCTTTTTCATCAGCTGGTTTGGCGACTCGCTGGACGGGCGCATTGCCTATTACCGCAACAAACCCCGCAAGTGGTATGGTTTCTCGCTCGACCTGACCGTCGACTGGCTGGGCATCATCCTGATGGGCCTGGGTTTTATTTTTTTTGCCCCCGGGCTTTGGAAAATAGTGGGTTTTGTGTTTGTGGTTTTGTATGGCTGGGAGATGATCACCGCCCTGCTGCGTTACCAGGTCACAGGGAAATACTCGATCGATTCAGGAGCTTTCGGACCCACTGAGGTGCGCCTGCTTATTTCAGCCCTCCTGGTGCTGGAGGTGCTGGTGAATGGTTCCATCCTGTATTCCGCTTCCCTGGCCTGTATCGTGCTGTTTATGGTTAACCTGATTGACTTTGTGAAATTGCTTGTCCTGGCCGATGCGCGTGACCGGGAGGAAAAAGCAAAAAAAGCAGCGAATGGTTAA
- a CDS encoding glycoside hydrolase family 47 protein — protein sequence MRKLIPLLLILLIVSACSNQRNANQDEDAISAEAIAHADSLATDVVNETLRAWQAYKEYAWGHDVLTPLSKSYTDWYDEPLYISPIDAYSTLHVMGLMEEAAEIERYVVDSLHFDKNIDAKVFEVNIRILGGLLSMYALSGNDRVLEKARDFGDRMLPAFNTTTGIPTYWVNLQTGVARGDTVNVAEAATYTMEMGILSYYTRDPKYYQAAKKATLAIYERRSELGLIGDIIDVETGEWVSKQSHICAGVDSYYEYLLKSFLLFGDPELGEIFNKSISSIKGYILKEHEGLLWNARVDMETGEQTSASVTLYDAFFPATLALAGDTALAERLHTTWDWLWNKYGLVPMVYDYESGQPNYPVYDLNPEVIESAYYLYHFNGDTLYFNRNERYWNSIKQHCRTEVAYTAVADVETMEQRDEMATFFFAETLKYLYLTFSYHQEKFDFEDNIFNTEAHPFRRSDFDKTLAREYLGF from the coding sequence ATGAGAAAATTGATCCCTCTCCTGCTGATCCTATTGATCGTTTCGGCTTGCAGCAACCAACGCAATGCAAACCAGGATGAAGATGCCATCTCAGCAGAGGCAATAGCCCACGCCGATTCGCTGGCCACTGATGTGGTGAACGAGACCCTGAGGGCGTGGCAGGCTTACAAGGAATATGCCTGGGGTCATGATGTGCTGACGCCCCTGTCGAAGTCGTACACGGACTGGTATGACGAGCCCCTGTACATCTCGCCCATCGATGCTTACAGCACCCTGCACGTGATGGGGCTGATGGAGGAGGCGGCAGAGATCGAGCGCTACGTGGTCGATTCATTGCATTTCGACAAGAACATCGACGCCAAGGTGTTTGAGGTGAACATCCGCATCCTGGGGGGCTTGCTGTCGATGTATGCCCTTTCGGGAAATGATCGGGTGCTGGAAAAGGCGCGCGACTTTGGTGACCGGATGCTGCCGGCCTTCAATACCACGACAGGTATCCCGACCTACTGGGTGAACCTGCAGACGGGGGTGGCGCGGGGCGACACGGTGAATGTGGCCGAGGCCGCGACCTATACCATGGAAATGGGGATCCTGAGTTATTATACCCGCGACCCCAAATATTACCAGGCGGCTAAAAAAGCCACCCTGGCGATTTATGAGCGCCGTTCAGAACTGGGCCTGATCGGCGACATCATTGATGTGGAAACCGGCGAATGGGTGTCGAAGCAGAGCCATATCTGCGCTGGGGTCGATTCTTATTACGAATACCTGCTGAAGAGTTTCCTGCTGTTTGGTGATCCTGAACTTGGAGAAATCTTTAATAAAAGCATCAGCTCCATCAAGGGATATATTTTGAAGGAACACGAGGGTTTGCTTTGGAATGCGCGGGTGGATATGGAAACGGGCGAGCAAACCAGCGCCTCGGTAACGCTTTACGATGCCTTCTTCCCCGCCACCCTGGCACTGGCAGGCGACACCGCCCTGGCCGAAAGGCTGCACACCACCTGGGACTGGCTGTGGAACAAATACGGGCTGGTGCCAATGGTTTACGATTATGAAAGCGGGCAGCCCAACTACCCGGTGTATGACCTCAACCCCGAAGTCATCGAATCGGCCTATTACCTCTACCACTTTAACGGCGACACCCTGTATTTCAACCGGAATGAACGCTACTGGAACAGCATCAAACAGCACTGTCGCACCGAGGTGGCCTATACTGCCGTGGCCGATGTGGAGACCATGGAACAGCGCGATGAGATGGCTACCTTCTTCTTTGCTGAAACGCTAAAATACCTCTATCTCACCTTCTCCTACCATCAGGAAAAGTTTGATTTTGAGGATAACATTTTCAACACCGAGGCGCATCCTTTCCGCCGCAGCGATTTTGACAAAACCCTTGCCAGGGAATACCTTGGCTTTTAA
- a CDS encoding DUF3788 family protein, translating into METLLLREPGVRPTAEVLLNALGDSYPTYENLMETLAGPEFGLVPHWSYYKDGKAWLCKIVFGKKTVCWLSVWDGFFKTAFYFNEKTAPGVFELNLSASLKETFRQTKPSGRMIPLVFNIQDKLQLPELLEVARYKKSLK; encoded by the coding sequence ATGGAAACTTTGCTTTTGCGCGAACCAGGAGTGCGACCGACGGCTGAGGTGCTGCTAAACGCCCTGGGCGACAGTTACCCCACTTATGAGAACCTGATGGAAACCCTGGCAGGCCCCGAATTTGGCCTTGTACCTCATTGGAGCTATTACAAGGATGGCAAGGCCTGGCTTTGTAAGATCGTCTTTGGCAAAAAAACAGTATGCTGGCTCTCCGTGTGGGATGGCTTTTTCAAGACTGCTTTTTATTTCAATGAAAAGACCGCCCCGGGCGTGTTTGAACTCAACCTTTCCGCAAGCCTGAAGGAAACCTTCCGCCAAACAAAACCCTCGGGACGCATGATCCCCCTGGTATTCAACATCCAGGATAAATTACAACTGCCCGAACTGCTGGAAGTGGCCCGCTACAAGAAAAGCCTGAAGTGA
- a CDS encoding zinc-dependent peptidase, which produces MEDPHPNKRGSLPWILSGAFVLVYSPLLISSLQKSSGQFIFLIIIGTLGLFLIWRWATLKYRRRKKILATEFPPAWRKILTEKVIYYNHLPASEKPVFEKDIQIFLAEKRITGIKTRINDTDRLLVSASAVIPVFRFRGWEYRNLSEVLLYPGSFDEQYDTGHQKFILGMVGTGAMDRMMILSQQALRQGFAIANDKKNVGIHEFTHLIDMTDGVADGLPEVLLQNQYAIPWLNLVEEEMEKIFNNQSGINPYGATNKQEFFAVVSEYFFEQPHLLKQKHPEIYVMLEKIFSQKGTERLPLNFKKRSIGRNSPCPCGSGKKFKHCCGKNN; this is translated from the coding sequence ATGGAAGATCCGCATCCGAATAAAAGAGGCTCATTGCCCTGGATCCTGTCTGGTGCATTCGTGCTTGTATATTCGCCCCTTTTGATCAGCAGCCTTCAAAAGTCATCCGGCCAATTCATCTTTCTCATCATTATAGGTACCCTGGGGCTTTTCCTGATCTGGCGCTGGGCGACCCTTAAATACAGGAGACGAAAAAAAATTCTTGCCACGGAATTTCCCCCGGCCTGGCGCAAGATCCTCACCGAAAAGGTGATTTACTATAACCACCTGCCTGCCAGCGAAAAGCCTGTCTTTGAAAAGGACATACAGATCTTTCTTGCCGAGAAACGCATCACCGGCATCAAAACCCGCATCAACGACACCGACCGCCTGCTGGTGTCGGCCAGCGCTGTTATCCCCGTATTTCGCTTCCGCGGATGGGAATACCGCAACCTGAGCGAGGTGTTGCTTTATCCCGGCTCCTTCGACGAGCAATACGACACCGGCCACCAGAAATTCATCCTGGGGATGGTTGGCACCGGGGCCATGGACCGTATGATGATCCTTTCGCAACAGGCCCTCCGGCAGGGCTTTGCCATTGCCAACGACAAGAAAAACGTGGGCATTCACGAGTTTACCCACCTGATCGATATGACTGATGGGGTGGCCGACGGCCTGCCTGAGGTCCTCCTGCAGAACCAGTATGCCATCCCCTGGCTCAACCTGGTCGAAGAAGAAATGGAGAAGATCTTCAACAATCAGTCGGGCATTAACCCTTATGGTGCCACCAACAAGCAGGAGTTTTTCGCGGTGGTCAGCGAATATTTTTTCGAGCAGCCCCACCTGCTCAAACAAAAACACCCCGAAATCTATGTCATGCTCGAAAAGATCTTCAGTCAAAAAGGCACCGAAAGGTTGCCCCTGAATTTCAAAAAACGCAGCATCGGCCGCAACAGCCCCTGCCCCTGCGGAAGCGGCAAAAAGTTCAAGCACTGCTGCGGCAAAAACAACTGA
- a CDS encoding alpha/beta hydrolase — MKNFLKLIVILAPLVLFNQCKTMNPKQWHPYNDLPGLNSLNEIEYPYTVHHATLSDGRKLAYVDEGQGNETIIFIHGLGSYLPAWKKNIEGLKDDFRCIAIDLPGYGHSSKEPHSGMMSFYADVVVDFMNQLELDQAVLAGHSMGGQISMVAAMKHPERVKRLILAAPAGFERFTEGQKQWFRNVMTLRGVKLTRVEDIVSNLAYNFYELPDDAEFMITDRIAMRSAEDFDAYCHAVVESVNGMVDEPVIDHLEKITQPTLILFGEKDNLIPNRFLNPGTTAAVAQVGAEKIAKSQLVILPDTGHFLQFENPDRFNEEVISFLKPR, encoded by the coding sequence ATGAAGAACTTTCTCAAACTCATTGTCATACTCGCCCCCCTCGTGCTCTTTAACCAATGTAAGACCATGAACCCGAAACAATGGCATCCTTACAATGATCTCCCGGGCCTCAACAGCCTGAACGAGATAGAATATCCTTATACGGTGCATCATGCCACCCTGAGCGATGGGCGCAAACTGGCCTACGTCGACGAAGGCCAGGGCAACGAAACCATTATCTTCATCCACGGACTGGGCTCCTACCTGCCCGCCTGGAAGAAGAACATCGAAGGCCTGAAGGATGATTTCCGCTGCATCGCCATCGACTTGCCCGGCTATGGCCACTCCAGCAAGGAACCCCACAGCGGGATGATGAGCTTTTACGCCGACGTGGTGGTTGACTTTATGAACCAGCTCGAACTGGATCAGGCAGTACTGGCAGGGCATTCAATGGGCGGGCAGATCAGCATGGTGGCCGCTATGAAGCACCCTGAAAGGGTCAAGCGGCTTATCCTCGCTGCACCTGCCGGCTTTGAACGCTTCACCGAAGGCCAGAAGCAATGGTTCCGGAATGTCATGACCCTGCGCGGCGTCAAACTCACCCGCGTAGAAGATATCGTGTCGAACCTGGCCTACAACTTCTATGAACTGCCCGACGATGCCGAGTTCATGATCACCGACCGCATTGCCATGCGCAGCGCCGAAGACTTCGATGCCTATTGCCATGCCGTGGTTGAGTCGGTCAACGGCATGGTCGACGAACCCGTCATCGATCACCTCGAAAAGATCACCCAACCTACCCTGATTCTTTTTGGCGAAAAGGACAACCTGATCCCCAACCGTTTCCTCAACCCCGGCACTACGGCCGCGGTGGCACAAGTGGGGGCCGAAAAGATCGCCAAAAGCCAACTGGTGATTTTGCCCGATACAGGCCACTTTCTGCAATTCGAAAACCCTGACCGCTTCAACGAGGAGGTCATCAGCTTCCTCAAGCCCAGATAA